Proteins encoded within one genomic window of Clupea harengus chromosome 10, Ch_v2.0.2, whole genome shotgun sequence:
- the rabggta gene encoding geranylgeranyl transferase type-2 subunit alpha, whose amino-acid sequence MHGRVKLKSTAQQEEEKRKEREKKLKIYVATRDACFNKRKEGAMDDEALQLTQQLLSANPDFATLWNYRREILMHLETVKEEDEVQKQFDAELVFLETCLRVNPKSYGCWYHRGWVCGRQPKPNWTRELSLCDECLARDDRNFHCWDYRRMVVKESGVPVDQELQFTDRLIGSNFSNYSSWHYRSTLLPLLHPQSPDLPVTCPKSSTNSPPNSPHTHSHRVCEEQLLKEYELVQNAFFTDPNDQSAWFYYRWLLGRAEREEMISCVYMSREGERVVVAFSRPAQAVGLMLLLDGKMQKVEWRSAPPSVRHSPVWICEFPPGTISDINNEHNLTVHWTEKYTKRECALYTGRAESWCRDTATDQELFRSELSVEKTSVLQSELQSCNQLMELEPENKWCLLTIILLMRALDPLGYEKETLAHFQKLKEVDSMRSSYYSDLCSKFMIENTILKMEYAEVRVFSISEKNLSTLCHLDQLLLVTHMNLCSNQLSRIPPQFSMLQCLEVLEVDDNLIESLDGLSNLPKLEELSLKNNQISKISQLEPLASCPKLTRLDLRGNPITKTDNIPAELSELLPSVTDLML is encoded by the exons ATG CATGGACGAGTGAAGCTGAAGTCTACCGCCcagcaggaagaggagaagaggaaagagagggagaagaagctCAAGATTTACGTGGCAACACGGGATGCCTGCTTCAACAAG AGGAAAGAAGGGGCAATGGATGATGAGGCACTGCAGCTGACCCAGCAGCTCTTGTCAGCTAACCCAGATTTTGCCACGCTGTGGAACTACAGGAGGGAGATTCTGATGCATCTGGAGACAGTGAA agaggaggatgaggtgcAGAAGCAGTTTGATGCAGAACTGGTCTTTCTGGAGACGTGCCTGCGGGTCAACCCTAAGTCGTACGGCTGCTGGTACCACCGGGGCTGGGTGTGCGGTCGGCAGCCCAAGCCCAACTGGACCAGGGAGCTCAGCCTCTGTGACGAGTGCCTGGCCCGGGATGACCGCAACT tccattGCTGGGATTACCGGCGTATGGTGGTGAAGGAGTCGGGTGTGCCTGTGGATCAGGAGCTGCAGTTCACTGATCGTTTGATCGGGTCTAACTTCTCCAACTACTCCAGCTGGCATTACCGCAGTACACTGCTGCCCCTGTTGCATCCGCAGTCCCCTGACCTCCCCGTGACCTGCCCCAAGTCCTCTACTAACTCACCGCCGAACTCCccccacactcactcccaccGCGTCTGTGAGGAGCAGCTTCTCAAAG aaTATGAGCTGGTGCAGAATGCGTTCTTTACTGACCCCAATGATCAGAGTGCCTGGTTCTACTACCGCTGGCTTttgggcagag CGGAGCGTGAGGAGATGATCAGCTGTGTCTACATGAGTCGTGAAGGAGAGCGAGTGGTTGTGGCTTTCTCCAGACCG gctcaggctgtgggcctgatgttgttgttggaCGGAAAGATGCAGAAGGTAGAGTGGAGGAGCGCCCCACCCTCCGTGAGACACAGCCCAGTGTGG ATTTGTGAGTTTCCTCCAGGTACCATCAGTGACATTAACAATGAGCACAACCTCACGGTGCACTGGACTGAAAAGTACACGAAGCGAGAGTGTGCCCTCTACACcg GTCGAGCTGAGAGTTGGTGCAGGGACACTGCCACAGACCAGGAGCTAttcag gaGTGAGCTGTCTGTGGAGAAGACCTCAGTGCTGCAGTCAGAGCTTCAGTCCTGCAATCAGCTGATGGAGTTGGAGCCAGAGaacaaat GGTGCCTGTTGACCATCATTCTCCTGATGAGAGCTCTGGATCCACTGGGCTATGAGAAGGAGACTCTGGCCCACTTCCAGAAACTCAAG GAGGTGGACTCCATGCGCTCCAGCTACTACAGTGACCTGTGCAGTAAGTTCATGATCGAGAACACCATCCTCAAGATGGAGTACGCCGAGGTCCGAGTCTTCAGCATTtctgagaag AACCTCTCCACCCTGTGTCACCTGGACCAGCTGCTATTGGTCACTCACATGAACCTCTGCTCCAATCAGCTCTCCCGGATTCCGCCACAGTTCTCAATGCTGCAGTGcttagag GTCCTTGAGGTTGATGACAACCTCATCGAGAGCTTGGATGGCCTTTCCAATCTGCCCAAGCTGGAGGAGTTGTCCCTGAAAAATAACC AAATCTCCAAAATCTCCCAGCTTGAGCCACTGGCCTCCTGCCCAAAACTGACCCGCCTAGATCTCCGTGGCAACCCCATCACTAAGACGGACAACATCCCGGCAGAGCTTTCAGAGCTGTTGCCATCGGTTACTGACCTCATGCTCTGA